In Dermatophilus congolensis, a genomic segment contains:
- a CDS encoding asparaginase, whose translation MNTPTPQARPRVLIVAAGGTIAGSSAAATGHRYTAGILNITDLTNAIGPIGNHINLTAKQVFSIDSTEMTLADRITIAHTIHTELTNATHQGAPYNGVVVTHGTDTLEDTAFCLHHLLPAQTPIVITGAMLPADAPGADGPANLTDAITIAASPHAQGCGTLVAFAGRIHTGRDVTKRSASRIDAFTSDHGPIGETVGGHPYRLTPPPTPTGQFPITQLPHTLPRVDVAIGLPENAPTNRAIINTAPDGLIYIGPGSGNVDTANADILDQASNNGIKIVRTSRTGGGITDHNGAINDTEHNWIAGAGHPWHKARILLTLALAHNPTATTTELQHLFNHS comes from the coding sequence ATGAACACCCCCACCCCGCAGGCACGCCCGCGGGTCCTGATCGTGGCGGCCGGCGGCACCATCGCCGGCTCGTCGGCCGCCGCGACCGGGCACCGCTACACCGCCGGAATCCTGAACATCACCGACCTCACCAACGCGATCGGCCCCATCGGCAACCACATCAACCTCACCGCCAAACAAGTCTTCTCCATCGACTCCACCGAGATGACACTCGCCGACCGCATCACCATCGCCCACACCATTCACACCGAACTCACCAACGCCACCCACCAAGGCGCCCCCTACAACGGCGTCGTCGTTACACACGGAACCGACACCCTCGAAGACACCGCCTTCTGCCTCCACCACCTCCTGCCCGCACAGACACCCATCGTCATCACCGGAGCCATGCTCCCCGCCGACGCCCCCGGCGCAGACGGCCCTGCCAACCTCACCGACGCCATCACCATTGCCGCCTCACCCCACGCACAGGGATGCGGCACCCTCGTCGCCTTCGCCGGACGCATCCACACCGGCCGTGACGTCACCAAACGCTCCGCCTCCCGCATCGACGCATTCACCTCCGACCACGGCCCCATCGGAGAAACGGTCGGCGGCCATCCCTACCGCCTCACCCCACCCCCCACCCCAACAGGACAATTCCCCATCACCCAACTCCCCCACACCCTGCCCCGCGTCGACGTCGCCATCGGCCTACCTGAAAACGCGCCCACCAACCGAGCCATCATCAACACCGCACCCGATGGACTCATCTACATCGGCCCTGGCAGCGGCAACGTCGACACCGCCAACGCAGACATCCTCGACCAGGCCAGCAACAACGGCATCAAAATCGTCCGCACCTCCCGCACCGGAGGAGGCATCACAGATCACAACGGCGCCATCAACGACACCGAACACAACTGGATAGCCGGCGCAGGCCACCCCTGGCACAAAGCCCGCATCCTGCTCACCCTCGCCCTAGCCCACAACCCCACAGCAACTACCACCGAACTACAACACCTCTTCAACCACTCCTAA
- a CDS encoding YajQ family cyclic di-GMP-binding protein, protein MADSSFDIVSKVDHQEVANAVNQAAKEISQRYDFKNVDASVDLSGETITMKANSEERCLAVLDVLQTKLVKRGVSLKSLDTGDGTPKASGKIYRLDGALKDGISQENAKKISKLIRDEFGKTVKPVIQGDELRVSSKSRDDLQAVQRMLKESDLDVALQFTNYR, encoded by the coding sequence ATGGCAGACAGCTCATTCGACATCGTCAGCAAAGTCGACCACCAAGAAGTCGCCAACGCCGTCAACCAAGCCGCCAAAGAAATCTCCCAACGCTACGACTTCAAAAACGTCGACGCCTCCGTCGACCTCTCCGGCGAAACCATCACCATGAAAGCCAACTCCGAAGAGCGCTGCCTCGCCGTCCTTGACGTCCTCCAAACCAAGCTCGTCAAACGCGGAGTCTCCCTCAAATCGCTCGACACCGGTGACGGCACCCCCAAAGCCTCCGGCAAGATCTACCGCCTCGACGGCGCCCTCAAAGACGGCATCAGCCAAGAAAACGCCAAGAAAATTAGCAAACTCATCCGCGACGAATTCGGCAAAACAGTCAAACCCGTCATCCAAGGCGACGAACTACGCGTCAGCTCTAAAAGCCGCGACGACCTCCAAGCCGTCCAACGCATGCTCAAAGAATCCGACCTCGACGTCGCCCTCCAATTCACCAACTACCGCTAA